The Pontibacter pudoricolor genome contains a region encoding:
- a CDS encoding calcineurin-like phosphoesterase C-terminal domain-containing protein, with the protein MKRRSFLERMLLFSGGLVLSGSYTAALATPSKLTIKGRVTAGSKKLANVVVSDGYSVVKTNRKGKYELPVNGQAKFVWVSVPAGYDFPNENGIARHYQYLDHNSKQDYNFELKALPADDTKHSFIIWADPQPRNKKDAQRMLDESVPDVQKTLAGMAAGTLVHGITVGDITWDNPDLYKEYDQGVATMGVPFFQVLGNHDQDLNKGGDEVSDKTFEATYGPTYYSFNRGKLHYVVLDDVRYLGKDKQYDGYITEHQLKWLEKDLAMVPTDNLIILCAHIPVHWGVKNREELYPILKNHKVHIMTGHTHYNRNVIEQDIFEHNHGTVCGNLWTGPVCGDGAPGGYAVYEADGTDLKWYYKSTGFDADHQMTIYMQPAEEQQQRMLVNVWNWDPEWKVEWWADNQYKGTLQNIISYDPVAWELYQGDQLPKGRTYVEPRETEHFFEAFVPATVKELKVVATDRFGRKYENRKAVS; encoded by the coding sequence ATGAAGAGAAGATCCTTTCTGGAGCGCATGCTCCTTTTTTCGGGCGGACTTGTACTTAGTGGCAGCTATACTGCTGCGCTGGCAACCCCATCAAAACTAACTATAAAAGGCAGAGTTACGGCCGGTAGTAAAAAGCTGGCAAATGTGGTGGTGTCGGATGGATACAGTGTGGTAAAAACAAACCGCAAAGGAAAGTACGAGCTTCCTGTAAACGGGCAGGCAAAGTTTGTGTGGGTATCGGTGCCGGCCGGTTATGATTTCCCGAATGAGAATGGCATTGCCCGTCATTACCAATACCTGGACCATAACAGCAAACAGGACTATAACTTTGAGCTGAAGGCCCTGCCAGCCGACGATACGAAGCACAGCTTTATTATCTGGGCAGATCCGCAGCCACGAAACAAAAAAGATGCCCAGCGCATGCTGGATGAGTCTGTGCCCGATGTGCAGAAAACATTAGCAGGTATGGCTGCCGGTACGCTGGTGCACGGTATTACAGTAGGCGATATTACCTGGGATAATCCGGATCTTTACAAAGAATACGACCAGGGCGTGGCTACTATGGGCGTTCCGTTCTTCCAGGTGCTTGGCAACCACGACCAGGACCTGAACAAAGGCGGCGACGAAGTTTCGGATAAGACGTTTGAAGCTACGTATGGCCCAACCTATTACTCGTTTAACCGTGGCAAGCTGCATTACGTGGTGCTGGATGACGTGCGTTACCTGGGCAAAGACAAGCAATACGACGGATACATTACAGAGCATCAGCTGAAGTGGTTAGAGAAAGATCTGGCCATGGTACCTACCGACAACCTGATTATACTTTGCGCGCATATTCCGGTGCATTGGGGCGTTAAGAACAGGGAAGAACTCTACCCGATCCTCAAAAACCATAAGGTGCACATTATGACGGGGCACACGCACTATAACCGCAACGTAATTGAGCAGGATATTTTCGAGCACAACCACGGGACCGTGTGTGGTAACCTCTGGACCGGGCCGGTTTGCGGCGATGGGGCCCCTGGTGGTTATGCGGTCTACGAAGCAGATGGCACAGACCTGAAGTGGTACTATAAATCGACCGGGTTTGATGCAGACCACCAGATGACCATTTATATGCAGCCTGCAGAAGAGCAACAGCAGCGCATGCTGGTAAACGTCTGGAACTGGGACCCGGAATGGAAAGTAGAGTGGTGGGCCGATAACCAGTACAAAGGTACACTGCAGAACATCATTTCGTATGACCCGGTTGCCTGGGAACTATACCAGGGAGATCAGTTGCCGAAAGGACGCACTTATGTAGAGCCGCGCGAAACAGAGCACTTTTTTGAAGCTTTTGTTCCGGCAACTGTAAAAGAGCTGAAAGTTGTGGCAACAGACCGCTTCGGCAGAAAATACGAAAACCGCAAAGCTGTTTCTTAA
- a CDS encoding glycerophosphodiester phosphodiesterase, with the protein MIRKLLPVALSAMLLVTGCKSTETMTAQQNNPPFPAFDTEGHRGARGLMPENSIPAMMKALELGVTTLEMDTHVTKDGKVVVTHDPHINHLYARTPDGKDFTKAESKNYAIYQLDYEQVRRFDLGTKFYDTYPQQEKVKTYIPLLAELIDSVQNHIKANNLPQVFYNIETKSVAEGDNKIHPEPAEFVKKLVEVLEEKKITPWVIVQSFDPRTLQVLHQQYPHIKASLLVSNKDSFEENIARLGFTPEVYSPSYKLVTPELLAKAHAKNIKVIPWTVNTVEDITRLKAMGVDGIISDYPNLFKEVK; encoded by the coding sequence ATGATACGTAAATTACTGCCTGTAGCGCTCAGCGCTATGCTCCTGGTAACGGGGTGTAAAAGCACAGAAACTATGACGGCACAACAAAATAACCCACCATTCCCGGCTTTTGATACCGAAGGACACCGTGGCGCTCGCGGCCTGATGCCGGAAAATTCTATTCCGGCGATGATGAAGGCGCTGGAGCTGGGCGTAACCACCCTGGAAATGGATACCCACGTTACCAAAGACGGTAAAGTTGTTGTCACCCACGACCCACACATTAACCACCTGTACGCCCGCACACCCGATGGCAAGGATTTTACAAAAGCGGAAAGCAAAAACTACGCGATCTACCAGCTGGATTATGAGCAGGTGCGCCGGTTTGATCTGGGTACCAAATTCTATGACACGTATCCGCAGCAGGAGAAAGTAAAGACCTATATTCCGTTACTGGCAGAGCTGATAGACTCGGTTCAAAATCATATTAAGGCCAATAACCTGCCACAGGTATTTTATAACATCGAAACCAAATCGGTAGCTGAGGGCGATAACAAGATACACCCGGAGCCTGCCGAGTTTGTGAAGAAGCTGGTAGAGGTACTGGAAGAGAAAAAGATTACGCCCTGGGTTATAGTTCAGTCCTTCGACCCGAGAACGTTGCAGGTGCTGCATCAGCAATATCCGCATATCAAGGCATCGCTGCTGGTAAGCAACAAGGATAGTTTTGAAGAGAACATTGCCCGTTTAGGTTTCACGCCGGAAGTGTACAGCCCCAGCTATAAACTGGTAACCCCTGAACTGTTAGCAAAAGCGCACGCTAAAAACATTAAGGTAATTCCCTGGACGGTGAATACTGTTGAAGACATTACCCGCCTGAAAGCGATGGGAGTGGATGGGATTATTTCCGATTACCCGAACCTGTTTAAGGAAGTGAAATAG
- a CDS encoding phospholipase D-like domain-containing protein — MLRPIHFIVALLFVFVGCSSEKAEPAPTKPETGKVTPVSAAFPAAVFTDVNLVKQNKASLAILDQLIALINATPKDASIHLSIFLLDYPELVKAIKDANDRGVKLHVAMDMGREESLEVNPLTFHELKRVLEAKGNVIVPVYNDASATAINHNKFVIFSTLETTTGKVQNVVFQTSHNFTLADARKFQDAIMLSDAGLYGAFKTYWTDMQAQAASGMKNYNYTEYTDAAKGMNGYFLPKRRNGASYGDDSIIEFLNNIQDPASATIKIGMSDWTNTRLNIVEKLAELQTKGATIEVVVKNKIDDNIMAGLRQLQQKGAYLKVYDISKANIHSKFILIEGNWLGKNAKVLITGSHNFTNNALRNNNEVMVLLKDHALFTNYTTYFENLKTVPGI; from the coding sequence ATGCTTAGACCAATCCATTTTATAGTTGCCCTGCTGTTTGTATTTGTTGGTTGCTCCAGCGAAAAAGCAGAACCGGCACCCACCAAACCTGAAACGGGCAAAGTAACTCCTGTAAGTGCCGCGTTTCCTGCCGCAGTTTTTACAGATGTGAACCTGGTCAAACAAAATAAAGCCTCCCTGGCTATTCTGGATCAACTGATCGCCCTGATCAATGCCACACCAAAAGATGCATCAATCCACCTGAGTATTTTCCTGCTTGATTACCCGGAACTGGTAAAAGCCATTAAAGACGCCAACGACAGAGGCGTAAAACTACACGTGGCCATGGATATGGGCCGCGAAGAATCGCTGGAAGTAAACCCGCTTACTTTTCACGAATTAAAAAGAGTGCTGGAAGCCAAAGGCAATGTTATAGTTCCTGTTTATAACGATGCCAGCGCAACTGCCATTAACCACAACAAGTTTGTTATCTTCTCTACACTGGAAACTACAACCGGCAAGGTGCAGAACGTGGTTTTCCAGACATCTCACAATTTTACCCTGGCTGATGCGCGCAAATTCCAGGATGCTATTATGCTTTCGGATGCAGGTTTGTACGGTGCCTTTAAAACATATTGGACCGACATGCAGGCGCAAGCTGCATCGGGCATGAAGAACTATAACTATACCGAATACACGGATGCTGCCAAAGGTATGAACGGTTACTTTCTGCCAAAACGCCGCAACGGCGCTTCATATGGCGACGACAGCATCATCGAGTTTTTGAATAATATACAGGATCCGGCCTCGGCAACTATAAAGATCGGCATGTCTGACTGGACAAACACCCGCCTGAACATAGTGGAGAAACTGGCCGAACTACAGACAAAGGGCGCAACTATAGAAGTGGTTGTCAAAAACAAGATCGACGATAACATCATGGCCGGTTTAAGGCAATTGCAGCAGAAAGGCGCCTACCTGAAAGTATATGACATCTCGAAAGCTAACATCCATTCTAAATTTATACTGATAGAAGGCAACTGGCTGGGCAAAAATGCAAAGGTGCTGATCACCGGCTCGCACAATTTTACAAACAATGCCCTCCGCAATAACAACGAAGTAATGGTGTTGCTCAAGGACCACGCGCTTTTTACGAACTATACAACCTATTTCGAGAACCTGAAAACAGTACCAGGCATTTAA